One window of Quercus robur chromosome 12, dhQueRobu3.1, whole genome shotgun sequence genomic DNA carries:
- the LOC126710242 gene encoding putative receptor-like protein kinase At3g47110: protein MKSLTSFIVSENHLSGVFPPSLYNLSLLTFIDLNDNNFTGNLNPDLGIALQNLQILWIGVNQFTGTIPVSLSNVSDIQELDMPENKFTGTIPMSFGNLLNLQWFSASFNLLGNNSVDDLSFLSSLNNCSQLNFLDVRYNQLGGELPNSITNLSIQLLWLELDGNSIGGSIPARISNLVSLTKLGLGSNLLTGNIPSSIGKLTNLNALYLYENKLTGVIPSSVGNMTQLLHLSLFNNSLEGSIPTSLGRCSHLQDVSLSHNKLNGTIPEQLFGLPLVQIDLSHNSLISFLPPNFGNLKLLVELDVSYNKFSKEIPAQLGDCLALETLYMQGNSFERTIPDLSKLKGIQYLDLSHNNLSGQIPSYMVNFPVLQTLNLSFNNLEGDVPVEGVFRNASAIEVKGNIGLCGGIQELHLHACPIQRSKKHRKHFAFKSILAISIAVAFCLTLFTLMALSWLKKSKKKSLSISTFGPSYQRISYKELHNATDGFSLKNLIGSGHFGSVYKGKLGSNETHVAVKVLNLQKQGASKSFIAECEALRNIRHRNLVKILTACSSIDFKGNDFKVLVYEFMPNGSLEMQLHPENGVKQLRSLNLLQRINIAIDVASALLYLHHHCQTPIIHCDLKPSNILLDDDMIAHISDFGLARLLSKSGKEAFLNQLSSAGIKGTVGYAAPEYGMGSQLSTNGDVYSFGILLLEMLTGRRPTDKLFKDDLNLHNFVKLALPGRVMEIVDHSIFNKVRENDNVVSSWSDWTSGQIECLISIFQIGLACSAQSPINRMDMNRVALELLSIKRQIPLEA, encoded by the exons CTTCCCTATACAATTTATCATTGCTCACATTTATTGACTTGAATGATAACAACTTCACTGGTAACCTCAACCCCGACTTGGGCATTGCTCTTCAAAATCTACAGATACTTTGGATAGGAGTAAACCAATTTACAGGAACAATTCCAGTTTCATTGTCCAATGTGTCAGACATTCAAGAGCTTGATATGccagaaaataaatttacagGAACCATTCCTATGAGTTTTGGTAATCTACTAAATCTTCAATGGTTTAGTGCTTCTTTTAATCTTCTTGGAAATAACTCAGTTGATGATTTGAGTTTTCTGAGTTCTTTGAACAATTGCAGCCAGTTAAACTTTCTGGATGTCCGCTACAACCAACTTGGAGGTGAGCTGCCTAACTCCATAACAAACCTCTCAATCCAATTATTATGGCTCGAGCTAGATGGCAATTCTATTGGTGGGAGCATACCTGCACGAATATCAAATCTTGTTAGCCTAACTAAACTTGGCCTAGGATCTAACTTGTTAACAGGAAATATTCCATCTTCAATTGGAAAGCTCACAAACTTGAACGCTTTGTACTTGTATGAAAACAAATTGACTGGGGTGATCCCATCTTCCGTTGGCAACATGACTCAATTACTACATCTCTCCTTGTTCAATAACAGCTTAGAAGGGAGCATACCCACTAGTCTTGGAAGGTGTAGCCACCTGCAAGATGTAAGCCTTAGCCATAATAAATTAAATGGCACCATACCCGAGCAACTTTTTGGCCTTCCTCTTGTCCAGATTGATCTATCCCATAACTCCTTGATCAGTTTTTTACCACCAAATTTTGGAAACTTGAAACTTCTTGTTGAACTAGACGTTTCATACAACAAATTTTCCAAAGAGATTCCAGCCCAGCTAGGGGACTGTTTGGCCTTAGAAACACTTTATATGCAAGGCAACTCCTTTGAACGAACCATTCCCGACCTAAGTAAGTTAAAAGGTATTCAATATCTTGATCTTTCCCACAACAACTTGTCCGGCCAAATCCCAAGCTATATGGTTAATTTTCCCGTGTTGCAAACTTTAAACCTATCTTTCAACAATCTTGAGGGAGATGTACCTGTAGAAGGAGTCTTCAGAAATGCTAGTGCAATTGAAGTCAAAGGCAACATTGGTCTTTGTGGGGGGATCCAAGAGCTGCATTTGCATGCATGCCCCATTCAAAGATCCAAGAAACACAGAAAGCATTTTGCTTTTAAATCGATACTGGCAATAAGCATTGCAGTTGCTTTCTGCTTGACACTGTTTACTTTGATGGCTCTTTCCTGGTTGAAAAAGTCGAAGAAAAAAAGCCTTTCCATTTCCACCTTTGGACCCTCCTACCAAAGGATCTCTTATAAAGAATTACACAATGCAACTGATGGATTCTCTTTGAAGAATTTGATTGGTTCAGGTCATTTTGGTAGTGTCTACAAAGGAAAACTTGGTTCAAATGAAACACATGTTGCAGTCAAGGTACTCAATCTTCAAAAGCAAGGAGCTTCCAAGAGTTTCATTGCCGAATGTGAAGCCTTGAGGAACATCCGGCATCGAAACCTCGTTAAGATTCTGACTGCTTGTTCGAGTATTGATTTTAAGGGCAatgattttaaagttttagtATATGAGTTCATGCCAAATGGAAGCTTGGAGATGCAGTTACATCCTGAAAATGGGGTCAAGCAATTGAGAAGTTTAAATCTTCTTCAAAGAATCAACATTGCTATAGATGTGGCTTCGGCTTTGCTTTATCTTCATCATCACTGCCAAACCCCTATTATTCATTGTGATCTAAAGCCAAGCAATATTCTTCTCGATGATGATATGATTGCTCATATAAGTGATTTTGGTTTGGCTAGACTCCTTTCAAAATCTGGGAAGGAAGCTTTTCTTAATCAATTAAGCTCAGCAGGGATTAAGGGAACTGTTGGATATGCTGCTCCAG AGTATGGAATGGGTAGTCAACTTTCAACTAATGGGGATGTGTACAGCTTTGGGATCCTTTTATTGGAGATGTTAACTGGAAGAAGACCCACCGATAAACTATTCAAAGATGACCTGAACCTTCACAACTTTGTTAAGTTGGCATTGCCGGGACGAGTGATGGAGATTGTGGACcattcaattttcaacaaagtAAGAGAAAATGATAATGTGGTTTCAAGTTGGAGTGACTGGACAAGCGGACAGATTGAATGCTTGATATCGATCTTTCAGATTGGACTTGCATGTTCAGCACAATCTCCTATAAACAGAATGGACATGAACAGAGTAGCCCTAGAATTGCTTTCAATTAAAAGGCAAATTCCTTTGGAAGCTTAA